In Corvus hawaiiensis isolate bCorHaw1 chromosome 33, bCorHaw1.pri.cur, whole genome shotgun sequence, one genomic interval encodes:
- the LOC125318974 gene encoding uncharacterized protein LOC125318974 yields MLAQGGCARLSPARPALLLLLLLLLLLLLGAGVMAQDICSSPGHGDLPAPAFHITPTAAQEGEQVILHCQISWKSPVTRIIFCKDGVQVHSLKAQQGQGSYYMHLTMTKGSAGTFTCGYQYKDNSNRVRNSALSAPTNLRVTGSGSSSQAGTSTADHVPTAPRPGPSHTFPTCMVVGVVTISLLLLTAAASYCVLKIGACRERCQR; encoded by the exons ATGCTGGCCCAGGGGGGATGTGCCAGGCTGTCTCCTGCTCGCCcggccctcctcctcctcctcctgctgctgctgctgctgctgctgg GTGCCGGTGTGATGGCCCAGGACatctgcagctccccagggcatg GTgacctcccagctcctgccttccaTATAACCCCCACTGCTGCACAGGAAGGAGAACAGGTCATATTGCACTGCCAAATTTCCTGGAAATCTCCTGTCACCAGAATCATCTTCTGCAAGGATGGGGTGCAGGTGCACAGCCTGAAAGCCCAACAGGGACAGGGGAGCTACTACATGCACTTGACCATGACAAAGGGGAGCGCAGGGACATTCACATGTGGATACCAGTACAAGGACAACAGCAACCGAGTGAGGAACTCTGCCCTCAGTGCTCCCACAAACCTGAGGGTCACAG GCAGCGGGTCCagctcccaggcagggacaTCCACTGCTG ATCatgttcccactgctcctcgTCCTGGCCCATCCCACACCTTTCCCACATGCATGGTGGTGGGAGTGGTGAccatctccctcctcctcctcacagctgcagccagctaCTGTGTCCTGAAGATCG gGGCCTGCAGAGAGAGATGCCAAAGGTGA